One region of Polynucleobacter sp. Adler-ghost genomic DNA includes:
- the recJ gene encoding single-stranded-DNA-specific exonuclease RecJ translates to MSLFSQRPFSDRTVSWLQQSGLHPLLARLYAARGIDKPDQLSLDLKQLLSPVELKNCISTATLLADILERKESMLVVADYDCDGATACAVALRGLKMLGGPDTPIQFLVPNRFTMGYGLTPEVVDLAAQQDPKPKYLITVDNGIASEAGVDRARELEMEVIVTDHHLPGDRLPKATAIVNPNQPGCSFPSKALAGVGVMFYLLVALRAELRQRGKFTTETQPKIENLLDLVALGTVADVAQLDRNNRILVSNGLKRIRSGVSQAGIQALFQAAVRDPRKANTFDLGFAIGPRLNAAGRLADMTLGIRLLICDKPEQAIELAYELDRINRERRVIEGGMQEAALAHLAEDQLAGTMAERSSICLWNPEWHQGVVGIVASRLKERFNRPAIVFAPADGASGEELRGSGRSLTGFHLRDALDIVSKREPGLILKFGGHAMAAGLSIRKSDFEKFDTVFQQVANGLLNDELLERRHIHDGPLDLSEFTPETGDLLAEEIWGQGFPQPIFYGEFEIGQQSLMKEKHLRLQLRPIGGGPLASKPFTGVWFNHTQPLPAKAKLAYRLVTDRFQGQARVQLMIEAHDEA, encoded by the coding sequence ATGAGTCTATTTTCTCAGCGTCCCTTCTCTGATCGCACAGTTAGCTGGTTACAGCAAAGTGGTCTGCACCCATTGCTAGCCAGGCTGTACGCAGCACGCGGCATCGATAAGCCAGATCAACTCTCTTTAGATCTAAAGCAACTACTCTCGCCAGTAGAACTTAAAAACTGCATCAGTACTGCCACCCTGCTAGCCGATATTTTGGAGCGCAAAGAGTCTATGCTGGTAGTAGCAGACTATGACTGCGATGGCGCTACTGCATGTGCTGTTGCTCTGCGTGGATTAAAGATGTTGGGTGGACCAGATACTCCCATTCAGTTCTTGGTGCCCAATCGCTTTACGATGGGCTATGGACTAACTCCAGAGGTTGTTGATCTTGCCGCTCAGCAAGACCCTAAACCAAAATATCTCATTACAGTCGATAACGGCATTGCTAGCGAAGCTGGGGTAGATCGAGCCCGCGAGCTAGAAATGGAAGTCATCGTGACCGACCACCATCTTCCAGGAGATCGACTACCTAAAGCCACTGCAATCGTTAACCCCAATCAACCAGGCTGTAGCTTTCCGAGCAAAGCCCTTGCCGGTGTAGGTGTGATGTTCTATTTATTAGTGGCACTTCGTGCAGAGCTTCGTCAGCGCGGTAAATTTACTACTGAGACTCAACCTAAGATTGAGAACCTCTTGGATCTCGTGGCCTTAGGCACCGTAGCGGATGTGGCACAGCTTGATCGCAATAATCGCATCTTGGTTTCTAATGGCCTCAAGCGTATTCGTTCGGGAGTATCTCAGGCAGGTATTCAGGCGCTGTTTCAGGCGGCTGTGCGCGATCCTCGCAAAGCGAATACCTTTGACTTAGGTTTTGCTATCGGTCCTCGCTTAAATGCAGCAGGACGTCTGGCGGATATGACTTTAGGTATTCGCTTATTAATTTGCGATAAGCCTGAGCAAGCCATTGAGCTGGCTTATGAACTTGATCGCATCAATCGCGAGCGACGCGTTATTGAAGGCGGCATGCAAGAAGCCGCTCTCGCTCATCTTGCTGAGGATCAATTAGCAGGCACGATGGCAGAGCGCTCTAGCATCTGTCTTTGGAATCCAGAGTGGCACCAGGGGGTGGTTGGTATCGTGGCCTCTCGCCTGAAAGAACGATTTAATCGTCCCGCAATTGTCTTTGCTCCAGCTGATGGTGCTAGCGGAGAAGAATTGCGTGGCTCCGGGAGATCGCTGACAGGTTTTCATCTGCGCGATGCCTTAGATATTGTTTCTAAGCGTGAGCCTGGCTTAATTCTGAAGTTTGGTGGCCACGCCATGGCGGCAGGCCTCAGCATTAGAAAATCCGATTTTGAAAAGTTTGATACCGTGTTTCAGCAAGTTGCTAACGGCTTACTGAATGATGAATTGTTAGAGCGTCGCCATATACATGATGGGCCACTAGATCTATCTGAATTCACACCCGAAACTGGCGATCTCCTGGCTGAAGAAATCTGGGGGCAAGGCTTTCCTCAACCCATTTTTTATGGGGAATTTGAGATTGGGCAGCAAAGCCTCATGAAAGAAAAGCATCTGCGCCTGCAGCTACGCCCGATTGGAGGCGGTCCATTGGCTAGCAAGCCATTTACTGGGGTCTGGTTTAACCACACCCAACCCTTGCCAGCCAAGGCCAAGCTGGCCTATCGCCTAGTCACCGACCGTTTTCAAGGGCAGGCACGCGTACAACTCATGATTGAGGCCCACGACGAGGCTTAG
- the prfB gene encoding peptide chain release factor 2 (programmed frameshift) yields MEAEQLNIISNTLSDLLTREQALRGYLDFEVKSRRLTEVNSILEDPTIWDDQKKAQALGKEKKLLDGVVATLTDLNSNITGALELFDMAKEESDFETISAIEQDVESYSKIIHDLEFRRMFHNEMDSCNCFIDVQAGAGGTEACDWASILLRQYLKYCERKGYKTEILEESDGDVAGIKSATIKVDGEYAYGHLRSETGVHRLVRKSPFDSSNGRHTSFASIYVYPEIDDSIEIDVNPADIRTDTYRASGAGGQHINKTDSAVRLTHLPTGIVVQCQNDRSQHRNRAEAMTMLKSRLYEHEMQKRRAEQDKLEASKTDVGWGHQIRSYVLDQSRIKDLRTNVEISNTQKVLDGDLDAFIEASLKQGV; encoded by the exons ATGGAAGCCGAACAACTCAACATTATTTCAAATACCCTGTCCGATCTGCTCACCCGTGAGCAAGCACTCCGGGGGTATCTT GACTTCGAAGTAAAGTCACGACGCCTTACTGAAGTTAACTCTATTCTTGAAGATCCCACTATCTGGGATGATCAAAAAAAAGCGCAGGCCCTCGGTAAAGAGAAGAAATTGCTCGATGGTGTTGTTGCCACTCTCACCGATTTAAATAGCAACATCACTGGCGCCCTCGAATTATTCGATATGGCTAAAGAAGAAAGTGATTTTGAAACTATTTCTGCCATCGAACAAGACGTTGAAAGCTATAGCAAGATCATTCATGATCTCGAGTTCCGTCGCATGTTCCACAATGAAATGGACTCTTGCAATTGCTTTATCGATGTTCAAGCAGGCGCTGGTGGAACAGAGGCCTGCGACTGGGCCAGCATACTTTTACGCCAATATCTTAAATATTGCGAGCGCAAAGGCTACAAGACAGAAATCCTAGAAGAATCTGATGGCGATGTTGCCGGCATCAAGAGTGCCACTATCAAGGTGGATGGTGAATATGCTTACGGACACCTACGCTCAGAAACTGGTGTGCACCGTTTGGTACGCAAGTCACCTTTTGATTCATCTAATGGTCGCCATACTTCTTTTGCCAGTATCTATGTATACCCAGAGATTGATGACTCAATTGAGATTGACGTTAATCCAGCAGATATTCGTACCGACACCTATCGTGCCTCTGGTGCGGGTGGTCAGCACATTAATAAAACCGACTCCGCTGTTCGCTTAACCCACCTTCCCACCGGAATCGTGGTGCAGTGTCAGAACGATCGAAGTCAGCATCGTAATAGGGCTGAAGCAATGACGATGCTCAAATCTCGCTTGTATGAGCACGAGATGCAAAAACGTCGTGCTGAGCAAGATAAGCTTGAGGCTAGTAAAACCGATGTGGGCTGGGGTCATCAAATCCGCTCCTACGTACTGGATCAAAGTCGGATTAAAGACTTACGTACTAACGTTGAGATCTCAAATACACAAAAGGTATTAGATGGTGACCTTGATGCCTTTATTGAAGCCAGCCTGAAGCAAGGCGTTTGA
- the lysS gene encoding lysine--tRNA ligase, giving the protein MNDQVNSTPNQAAATEAVDENHIIAERREKLAKLREGGIAFPNDFIPTHLAADLHTHYDSLTKEELAAKKVHVKVAGRMVLKRVMGKASFATIQDRSGQIQFYINDEISGADIHGAFKHWDMGDFISAEGNLFKTNKGELSVECSKLRLLSKSLRPLPDKFHGLSDLETKYRQRYVDLIVNPESRNTFRARSNTIASLRRHMLDADFMEVETPMLHPIPGGATAKPFITHHNALDMQMFLRIAPELYLKRLVVGGFERVFEINRNFRNEGVSPRHNPEFTMMEFYAAYTDYRWLMDFTESLIRAAAMDAQGTAVLTHQGRELDLSKPFQRLTITEAILKYCGQSNKSYEAAQLEDAAFIRSELKKGGENPDSPTLKNAGIGALQLALFELVAESHLWEPTYIIDYPIEVSPLARESDTRPGITERFELFITGREIANGFSELNDAEDQANRFRKQVEQKEAGDEEAMYFDHDFIRALEYGMPPTGGCGIGIDRLVMLLTDVPNIRDVILFPHLRREEE; this is encoded by the coding sequence ATGAACGATCAAGTGAATTCAACTCCCAACCAAGCTGCAGCTACTGAAGCTGTAGATGAAAACCATATCATTGCCGAGCGTCGTGAGAAATTAGCCAAGCTACGCGAAGGTGGCATCGCATTTCCGAACGACTTTATACCAACCCACTTAGCCGCAGATCTTCACACTCACTACGACAGTCTTACCAAAGAAGAATTAGCCGCCAAGAAGGTGCATGTCAAAGTGGCTGGCCGCATGGTACTCAAGCGGGTGATGGGTAAGGCAAGCTTTGCCACCATTCAAGATCGTAGTGGCCAAATTCAGTTCTACATTAATGATGAAATCAGTGGTGCTGATATTCATGGTGCATTTAAGCACTGGGATATGGGTGACTTTATCTCTGCTGAAGGCAATTTGTTCAAAACTAACAAAGGTGAACTCTCAGTCGAATGTAGCAAGCTGCGTCTATTAAGCAAGTCTTTACGTCCACTGCCAGATAAGTTTCATGGTCTATCAGACCTAGAGACCAAGTATCGCCAACGTTACGTTGATTTGATCGTCAATCCAGAAAGTCGCAATACTTTCAGAGCGCGTAGCAATACGATTGCTTCTTTGCGTCGCCATATGCTCGATGCAGACTTCATGGAAGTAGAGACGCCTATGCTCCACCCAATCCCTGGTGGCGCTACGGCTAAGCCTTTCATTACGCATCACAATGCTTTAGACATGCAAATGTTCTTGCGCATTGCCCCAGAGTTATATTTGAAGCGTTTAGTAGTGGGCGGCTTTGAGCGTGTGTTTGAGATTAACCGCAACTTCCGAAACGAGGGTGTGAGCCCACGCCACAATCCAGAATTCACGATGATGGAATTCTATGCAGCTTATACCGATTACCGTTGGTTGATGGATTTTACGGAGAGCTTAATTCGTGCTGCAGCAATGGATGCGCAGGGTACTGCTGTTTTGACCCACCAAGGTCGTGAACTGGATCTCAGTAAACCCTTCCAGCGCTTAACAATTACTGAAGCCATCCTGAAATATTGTGGCCAGTCAAACAAGAGTTATGAAGCGGCTCAATTAGAAGATGCTGCATTCATTCGCTCTGAATTGAAAAAAGGTGGCGAGAACCCAGACTCCCCTACCCTTAAGAATGCTGGCATTGGCGCTCTTCAATTAGCTTTATTTGAATTGGTTGCTGAGTCACATCTATGGGAGCCAACTTACATCATCGATTACCCAATCGAAGTGAGTCCTCTTGCCCGTGAATCAGATACCCGCCCTGGCATTACCGAGCGCTTTGAATTATTCATTACTGGTCGCGAAATCGCCAACGGCTTTTCAGAGTTAAATGATGCTGAAGATCAAGCCAATCGCTTCCGTAAGCAAGTAGAACAAAAAGAAGCGGGTGATGAAGAGGCAATGTACTTTGACCATGACTTCATTCGTGCACTGGAATATGGCATGCCTCCGACTGGTGGTTGCGGTATCGGCATTGACCGTTTAGTCATGCTGCTAACTGACGTACCTAATATTCGTGATGTGATTTTGTTCCCGCATCTACGTCGCGAGGAAGAGTAA
- a CDS encoding OsmC family protein produces MSGEPSVRLVQQADYQFAIYYNEERDPIYGDEPPPLGKSQGATPSQFLLAGVANCLSDSLLFALRKFKQNPEPIETKASCEIGRNAENRLRILAINVEIRIGVPGNTLENLERVLAQFQDFCTVSSSVSLGIPVNVTVIDSESTKLYPAI; encoded by the coding sequence ATGAGTGGCGAACCCTCCGTAAGACTAGTTCAGCAAGCTGATTATCAATTTGCTATTTATTACAACGAAGAACGTGATCCTATTTATGGGGATGAGCCGCCACCCCTTGGAAAATCACAGGGTGCCACCCCATCACAGTTCTTGTTGGCAGGTGTGGCTAACTGCTTGTCTGATTCACTGCTCTTTGCGCTCAGAAAGTTTAAGCAAAATCCCGAACCGATCGAAACGAAGGCCAGTTGTGAAATCGGTAGAAACGCAGAAAACCGCTTACGCATATTGGCTATCAATGTAGAGATTCGGATTGGCGTTCCAGGCAATACCCTTGAGAACCTTGAGCGTGTATTAGCGCAGTTTCAGGACTTCTGTACTGTATCTTCTAGCGTGAGCTTGGGTATTCCAGTAAATGTGACTGTCATTGACAGCGAGAGCACGAAGTTATATCCAGCTATTTAA
- a CDS encoding isoprenylcysteine carboxylmethyltransferase family protein produces the protein MSSLPHQSIFERGAWYVVVQGILIGLILFGPQGPLLVSSEPITFILQSCGIAIALLATLIMVIAVINLGKNLTPLPCPKDNAVLIQDGLYQFVRHPIYFGVLLAALAWLLIFPGIYILIYAIGLFFLFDIKARREEVWLIERFPDYRDYQRRVKKLIPAIY, from the coding sequence ATGAGTTCATTGCCACATCAATCTATCTTTGAGAGAGGGGCATGGTATGTGGTGGTGCAGGGAATTCTGATTGGCCTCATCTTATTTGGCCCTCAAGGCCCTCTTCTTGTCAGCTCAGAACCCATCACTTTCATTCTCCAGTCCTGTGGCATTGCGATTGCCTTGCTAGCCACCTTAATTATGGTGATTGCCGTCATTAATCTCGGCAAAAATCTCACCCCTTTGCCCTGCCCAAAAGACAATGCCGTTCTGATTCAGGATGGCTTATATCAATTTGTACGACACCCGATCTACTTTGGGGTGCTCTTAGCAGCACTAGCTTGGCTACTCATCTTCCCTGGCATTTATATATTGATCTATGCCATTGGCTTATTTTTCTTATTTGATATCAAGGCAAGGCGTGAAGAGGTCTGGCTGATAGAGCGTTTTCCAGATTACCGAGACTATCAGCGTAGAGTCAAAAAGTTAATTCCCGCTATCTATTAA
- a CDS encoding ferredoxin--NADP reductase → MAAYNTETVLTVHHWNDTLFSFTTTRNKGLRFRSGHFLMIGLEVEGKPLVRAYSVASPNYEEHLEFLSIKVQDGPLTSRLQKIQVGDPILVSEKSVGTLVIDDLNPGKHLYLFSTGTGLAPFMSIIRDPDTYEKFEKVVLIHGVRLVSELAYGDYIKDELTQDEYIGEIIREKLIYYPTVTREAFKHTGRLTTAIESGQLFKDIGLPPLDPAVDRAMICGSPSMLKETAEMLDSKGFKVSPSLGQLGDYVFERAFVEK, encoded by the coding sequence ATGGCTGCCTACAATACCGAAACCGTCCTTACCGTTCATCACTGGAACGACACCCTTTTTAGCTTCACTACTACTAGAAACAAAGGTTTACGCTTCCGTAGTGGTCATTTTTTGATGATTGGCTTGGAAGTTGAAGGTAAGCCATTGGTTCGCGCCTACAGTGTGGCAAGCCCTAATTATGAAGAGCATTTAGAGTTTTTAAGCATCAAGGTTCAAGATGGCCCCCTCACCTCCCGTCTTCAGAAGATTCAGGTGGGCGACCCCATTTTGGTTAGCGAGAAATCCGTGGGCACCTTAGTCATAGATGACTTAAATCCAGGAAAACACCTCTACTTATTTAGCACCGGGACAGGATTGGCACCTTTCATGAGCATTATTCGCGATCCGGATACGTATGAGAAGTTTGAGAAAGTAGTCTTGATTCATGGCGTTCGTTTGGTAAGTGAACTCGCTTATGGTGATTACATTAAAGATGAACTCACTCAAGACGAATATATTGGTGAAATCATTCGTGAGAAATTAATCTACTACCCAACAGTGACGCGCGAAGCTTTCAAGCACACCGGTCGCTTAACTACTGCGATTGAATCAGGGCAACTCTTTAAAGATATTGGCTTACCCCCGCTAGATCCAGCAGTCGATCGCGCCATGATCTGCGGTAGTCCATCCATGCTCAAAGAAACTGCTGAGATGCTAGATTCCAAGGGCTTCAAGGTATCTCCTAGCCTTGGTCAATTAGGCGACTACGTATTTGAGCGTGCATTCGTAGAAAAGTAA
- a CDS encoding c-type cytochrome, whose amino-acid sequence MAVKSFVKLALAVALSGVLVACSSGYHAAGPVGLGKPVTENQIKAWNIDVGPSGAGLPPGSGTAATGEIIYQQKCASCHGDKGQGGIANRLVGGGSLNTDKPVKTVGSFWPYATTIFDYVKRAMPHQAPQSLTDDQVYALTAYILYMNKIVSKDEVMNAKSLPLVKMPNRDGFIPVVR is encoded by the coding sequence ATGGCCGTTAAATCTTTTGTGAAACTGGCTTTGGCTGTTGCATTGTCTGGAGTTTTGGTGGCTTGCTCGAGTGGATATCATGCTGCTGGCCCAGTTGGTCTTGGTAAGCCAGTTACCGAAAATCAAATCAAAGCATGGAATATTGATGTTGGTCCCAGTGGGGCAGGTTTACCTCCTGGATCCGGTACAGCTGCAACTGGTGAAATCATTTACCAGCAAAAATGCGCATCCTGCCATGGAGATAAAGGGCAGGGCGGAATTGCTAACCGATTGGTTGGTGGCGGTAGCTTAAATACAGACAAGCCAGTTAAAACAGTTGGTAGTTTTTGGCCTTACGCCACAACGATATTTGACTATGTAAAACGAGCCATGCCACATCAGGCGCCACAATCGCTGACAGATGATCAGGTGTATGCCCTAACTGCCTACATCTTGTATATGAATAAGATTGTTTCAAAGGATGAGGTAATGAATGCAAAGTCATTACCGTTGGTCAAGATGCCGAATCGAGATGGGTTTATTCCAGTCGTCAGATAA
- the soxC gene encoding sulfite dehydrogenase produces MSDKGNIVSRRKFLKNSAGVGAGLSAAIVSGTTLAQASASEFLEVDPWTKVQGSTFINPPYGLPSKYEKNVVRVLPSPAPTFLTGSRTPLQNLHGIITPNGLFFERHHAGVPDINPDQHRLVIHGMVDRPLMLTMEDIVRFPSESRIYFLECSGNSAAELKKATGKTAQEIHGLLSCCEWTGVRLSTIFQECGVQPGATWALAEGADGAAMTRSIPMSKMMDDALLVYAQNGEMLRAEQGYPLRLLLPGFEGNMSIKWLRRLKLGSEPWQTREETSAYTDLQADGKALQFTFAMDVKSVITQPSGMMKLKSKGFYEVSGVAWSGNGKIKRVEVSTDGGKSWADAILQEPVMDKSLVRFRYPWVWNGEPTVFMSRAIDSSGDTQPSMEALLKAKSPNSFYHNNAIQPWRVAANGEITNGR; encoded by the coding sequence ATGTCGGATAAAGGCAATATTGTTAGTCGTCGAAAATTTCTAAAAAATTCTGCTGGTGTTGGTGCAGGTCTTAGCGCTGCAATAGTCTCTGGCACCACCTTGGCTCAAGCCTCGGCAAGTGAGTTTTTAGAAGTAGACCCCTGGACTAAGGTGCAGGGCTCTACTTTCATCAATCCACCTTACGGCCTCCCCTCAAAATACGAAAAGAATGTAGTTCGAGTCTTGCCGTCTCCTGCTCCCACTTTCTTAACGGGCTCTAGAACACCATTGCAAAATTTGCATGGCATCATCACGCCAAATGGGCTCTTCTTTGAGAGGCATCATGCTGGCGTGCCTGATATCAATCCTGATCAGCATCGCTTAGTCATTCATGGCATGGTTGATAGGCCCCTGATGTTGACTATGGAAGACATTGTTCGTTTTCCGTCAGAATCTCGTATTTATTTTTTGGAGTGCTCCGGTAATAGTGCGGCTGAATTAAAGAAGGCAACGGGTAAAACTGCTCAGGAAATTCACGGACTACTTTCTTGTTGTGAGTGGACCGGGGTTCGTCTCTCGACTATCTTTCAAGAATGCGGAGTCCAGCCAGGCGCCACATGGGCCTTAGCAGAAGGTGCTGATGGCGCTGCAATGACTCGTAGTATTCCGATGAGCAAAATGATGGATGATGCGCTATTGGTTTATGCCCAGAATGGTGAGATGTTGCGGGCTGAGCAAGGCTATCCTTTGCGTCTATTGTTGCCGGGCTTTGAGGGGAATATGAGTATTAAGTGGCTAAGACGCCTTAAATTAGGCTCTGAACCCTGGCAAACTCGTGAAGAAACATCAGCCTATACCGACTTGCAAGCTGACGGCAAGGCTCTTCAATTTACTTTTGCTATGGATGTGAAGTCTGTAATAACGCAACCATCCGGCATGATGAAACTCAAATCAAAGGGATTCTATGAAGTTTCAGGCGTTGCCTGGTCTGGTAACGGAAAGATTAAAAGGGTTGAAGTATCAACGGATGGAGGAAAGTCTTGGGCTGATGCTATCTTGCAAGAGCCGGTCATGGATAAATCTTTGGTACGCTTCCGCTATCCCTGGGTTTGGAATGGTGAACCGACTGTATTCATGAGTCGAGCGATCGACTCTAGTGGCGACACTCAGCCAAGTATGGAGGCTTTATTAAAGGCAAAAAGTCCTAATAGCTTTTATCACAACAATGCAATTCAGCCATGGCGTGTTGCTGCTAATGGGGAGATTACAAATGGCCGTTAA
- a CDS encoding YeiH family protein, giving the protein MLITTRKNIPGLLVCLVIAMSTSFLSENYGGPQLLYALLIGLSLHFLYLNEAVKPGIDFCAKTILRLGVAFLGIRITFVDIAAIGLNTGLMVMFAVAATVVLGFFLAKFLKLSTDFGLIAGGSVGICGASAALAVASVLPKTKENERFTLLVVVGVTVLSTIAMVVYPFALQLLDITALPAGIFLGATIHDVAQVVAAGMLFGPEAGDVATVVKLFRVALLLPVVLFISIFFGAEKSSQRLGWGSLRLIPTFLLGFVALSVIASMQILPSSLTHSIGGISRWMLVIAIGAAGLKTNFQELAKLGWQPVVMLLVETLFIASIGLIFILNLS; this is encoded by the coding sequence ATGTTGATCACCACTCGGAAGAATATTCCAGGACTTTTGGTTTGCTTGGTCATTGCCATGTCGACCAGTTTTCTTTCTGAGAACTATGGTGGCCCACAGTTGTTATATGCGCTACTGATTGGTTTATCACTTCATTTTCTATACCTCAATGAGGCAGTAAAGCCAGGGATTGATTTTTGCGCCAAAACGATCCTGCGTTTGGGCGTTGCGTTTCTAGGTATTCGGATTACATTTGTCGATATTGCTGCAATCGGTTTGAATACCGGATTAATGGTGATGTTTGCAGTTGCTGCCACGGTAGTCTTGGGATTCTTTCTGGCTAAATTCTTAAAGCTGTCTACAGACTTTGGGTTGATTGCGGGTGGATCTGTTGGTATTTGCGGAGCTTCAGCGGCCCTAGCAGTAGCTTCAGTTCTGCCCAAAACAAAAGAGAATGAGCGATTTACTCTGCTTGTAGTGGTTGGGGTAACTGTCCTCTCCACTATTGCCATGGTGGTGTACCCCTTCGCATTGCAGTTGCTCGATATCACCGCTTTACCTGCAGGCATCTTTCTAGGAGCCACCATTCATGATGTGGCTCAGGTGGTTGCTGCAGGTATGTTGTTTGGTCCTGAGGCAGGTGATGTAGCAACTGTCGTTAAGCTTTTCCGTGTCGCTCTTTTGTTACCTGTTGTGTTGTTTATCTCTATTTTCTTTGGTGCTGAAAAATCATCTCAGCGCTTAGGGTGGGGTAGCCTACGTCTGATACCGACATTCTTATTGGGTTTTGTAGCACTATCAGTTATTGCCTCTATGCAGATTTTGCCAAGCTCCCTTACCCATTCTATTGGCGGAATATCCCGCTGGATGTTGGTGATTGCTATTGGTGCAGCTGGACTGAAAACAAACTTTCAGGAGTTGGCAAAGTTGGGTTGGCAACCAGTAGTCATGTTGTTAGTGGAAACCCTATTTATTGCTTCAATCGGCCTCATTTTTATTTTGAATCTTTCTTAA
- a CDS encoding GntR family transcriptional regulator → MRNLTAYEEVKQKITEDLVRGRYPMGQALPAEKDLSKELDVSIGTLRKAVDELVAEGIVVRRQGRGTYVVEHDLKRLLYYFFHIVKHDAEKKVYPKVGLVSLNSATANKEEASKLVIKEGAPVWRITNRLSLEGQCVMIDQITLDKKRFKELTRADFIDRKGSIYQMYQMEYGQTVVRSSERLRAGLAGKQHAEWLGLNPDSPVLVIRRVALGIQDEPLEWRVSTLNTTQHEYFSELVA, encoded by the coding sequence ATGAGAAACCTGACCGCTTACGAGGAAGTCAAGCAAAAGATCACCGAGGATCTGGTCAGGGGTCGATATCCTATGGGGCAGGCATTGCCTGCTGAAAAGGATTTATCAAAAGAGTTGGATGTATCTATAGGTACCCTGCGCAAAGCGGTGGACGAGTTGGTTGCGGAAGGTATCGTGGTCCGACGCCAAGGCAGGGGCACCTATGTTGTTGAGCATGATCTCAAAAGACTTTTATATTATTTTTTCCACATTGTTAAACACGATGCTGAGAAAAAGGTTTATCCGAAAGTTGGGCTAGTCTCCTTAAATAGCGCTACTGCCAATAAGGAAGAGGCGAGTAAGTTGGTGATAAAAGAGGGCGCACCCGTTTGGAGAATTACCAATCGCCTGTCATTGGAAGGGCAGTGCGTCATGATTGATCAGATCACCCTAGATAAAAAGCGGTTCAAGGAATTAACCCGTGCGGACTTTATTGATCGCAAAGGTAGCATCTACCAAATGTATCAAATGGAATACGGTCAAACCGTTGTGCGAAGTAGTGAGCGTTTGCGTGCTGGCTTAGCGGGGAAGCAACATGCTGAATGGCTTGGATTAAATCCAGACTCTCCCGTGCTGGTGATCAGAAGGGTGGCGCTGGGCATTCAGGATGAGCCTCTAGAGTGGCGTGTCTCGACTTTAAATACTACTCAACATGAGTATTTCAGTGAGTTAGTCGCTTAG